A window from Citrus sinensis cultivar Valencia sweet orange chromosome 5, DVS_A1.0, whole genome shotgun sequence encodes these proteins:
- the LOC102607521 gene encoding V-type proton ATPase 16 kDa proteolipid subunit, translated as MSSTFSGDETAPFFGFLGAAAALVFSCMGAAYGTAKSGVGVASMGVMRPELVMKSIVPVVMAGVLGIYGLIIAVIISTGINPKAKSYYLFDGYAHLSSGLACGLAGLSAGMAIGIVGDAGVRANAQQPKLFVGMILILIFAEALALYGLIVGIILSSRAGQSRAE; from the exons ATGTCATCGACTTTCTCCGGCGACGAAACTGCTCCCTTCTTCGGCTTCCTTGGAGCAGCGGCCGCTCTCGTCTTCTCCT GTATGGGTGCTGCCTATGGGACAGCAAAGAGTGGGGTTGGAGTGGCTTCAATGGGTGTCATGAGGCCGGAGCTTGTTATGAAATCGATTGTTCCAGTGGTTATGGCTGGAGTTTTGGGTATTTATGGGTTGATTATTGCTGTTATTATTAGTACTGGGATCAACCCTAAAGCTAAGtcttattatttgtttgatggGTATGCACATTTGTCTTCGGGGCTTGCTTGTGGTCTTGCTGGACTCTCTGCTGGGATGGCTATTGGAATTGTTGGTGATGCGGGAGTTAG GGCTAACGCACAGCAGCCTAAGTTGTTTGTGGGAATGATTCTTATTCTCATCTTTGCCGAAGCTCTCGCTCTTTATGGTCTCATCGTGGGAATCATCCTCTCATCTCGAGCAGGCCAATCTCGGgcagaataa